The stretch of DNA GGATTCCTAATCTATAGCGTTATTGCATGGTCGTAGATCCAATTCTCGATGCCTACAAATATGCCAAGCTCATTTTCCGATCCAAGCAATCGTATATTCGTACGGGGGATCAGCTTCCCGATTCGAGTATCTGCAAAAGAACTCATCATGTAGGATTTCTCTCTATGGGAAAAAGAATATCATAATCAGAAAAGATCGTAAAAAAACTGAAGAAATATGTCGAAAATTGTCTAATTCAATAAGGGATTATGCCGATATAATATTTATCACAAATGAAAGAAGGCACCTTATGAGTAGACAAAAACGTCTCAAAAATAAACGAAAATCCATGCAGCGATTACATACATCTTTGCTGGCTGGAACATTACTGGCTGGTTCTATACCGGGTCTTGTTCATGCCGCTGGGGATAATACCGCTGCGTCCTCAGCAGCAGCTTCTTCGAAATTCACCGATCTGAGCAAAACTCCAAAATCCAAGCAGGATGCAATTCAGGAAGCCGCTGGGCTGGGGTTTGTAACCGGGGATTCAACTGGGCAATTTAGGCCATCAGAGATACTAACCCGCCAAGAGCTAGCTGTATTGCTCACACGCGTGATGAAGCTTCCAGTTTCAAGCCAACAACGCTCTTCTTTCAAAGATGTGTCTGCTTCAAGCTGGAGCGCTTCCGCGATTGAGGCGGTAAGCAAGGCAGGCATTATGACGGGCAACGGAACGGGCGGGTTCAGGCCAGGAAAACCTGTATCTAGAGAAGAACTAGCAGCTATTTTCGTCCGAGCCGTGAATGGCGTTGGAGCGCAAGGGGGCAGCGAAGTTCAGGTACAGGACAGAAGTAAGGTATCCGGATGGGCGTCAGATGCTGTAGATACGGCGCTGCGTCTTCAGTTGATTGATACGCCGGATGACAAATTGAATCCGTTAGATTCCGTTAAGCGTGAAGATATAGCATCATTCCTGCTGGATATTTTCCATTCTGGAGAACAAACCTCGACGATCTCCAAGGTGGACGGTGATATCATCGAAGTTGATGGTAAGCCGTATTTAGTGGACGGAAAACTAAAGGAGCTGCTCGGTCAATCGAATGCAGACGCACTTGAGGGGGCCATTCTACGTTATAAATCAGCCAACCGAAATATTAACGATTTGTCGGAACTGGAAATTGTGAAGAGTGCTGTTGTTTTTGATGCAAAAGACACTGTGTTAGAGGGAACTCTGAAAATTTCAGCAAATGGTGTGACCGTAAAGGGCGCCTCGTTAAGCCAGTTAACTTTGGGACAAGGTGTATCTAATGTAAACGTAGATGCCAAGGTTAATACGCTCGTGGTGGACGGGGGACAAGAAATTCAACTGAAGGGCAATGCTCTAGTCGATACTTTGAAGGTGACAAATCCAGGGGCGAAATTGAATCTTGACAGTCATGTAGAGATTGCCAAGGTACAACTGCCTACGGACTTGAAGTGGTCGCAGGTATTCGCAAATTGGCAGCAGCTGGATGGACAAATTCAGCGAGTGCAAGGAGGCATTGACGACCGACCGAAACCAAGTTCAACTTCAAATTCGACTTCGTCTTCAGCTTCATCTTCATATCCGTCTTCGCCTTCGTCTCCAAGTCCGGTAACGCCACCTGTGCAAAAGAATCATGCACCGACTGTGCAAAACAACATGGATTCAGTCACCGCCGAAGTTACGGATGGCATCCAGACAGTGAGCCTGAAGAACGTATTTGCAGATGCAGATAATGATACGCTGAATTTTAAGGCTAATTCTTCGAATGAAGGTATTGCGACGGTAAGCGTTGATGGGGAGAATTTGAAAATTACACCTGTAAATGCGGGAACAACGACCATCACCGTGACAGCAGATGACGGCAACGGTGGCACAATGGATACAGATTTCACCGCAACGTTTACTGCTCCCCAGCTGCCACCCCAGCAGCCTATTAACCATAGTCCAAGCGTAGCCAATCCGATCAATGACGTGTCGGCAGATGTGACGGATGGGCCTCAGCATATAAACCTGAGTAATGTCTTCAGTGATGAAGACAACGATTCGCTGACATACACAGCGATATCTAGCGATGTAGCCACAGCAGAGGTATCTATTACGGACAGCCAGTTGACCGTGACGCCGCTGAAAGCTGGCCAGGTGACCATCACCGTGACAGCAGATGACGGCAATGGCGGCACCATGGCTACGGATTTCACCGTGACATTTACGGCTTCCCAGCAGCCAATTAACCATAGTCCAAGCGTAGCCAATCCGATCAATGACGTGTCGGCAGATGTGACGGATGGGCCTCAGCATATAAACCTGAGTAATGTCTTCAGTGATGAAGACAATGACTCGCTGACATACACAGCGGTATCTAGCGATGTAGCCACAGCAGAGGTATCTATTACGGACAGCCAGTTGACCGTGACGCCGCTGAAAGCTGGCCAGGTGAC from Paenibacillus sp. CAA11 encodes:
- a CDS encoding S-layer homology domain-containing protein — encoded protein: MSRQKRLKNKRKSMQRLHTSLLAGTLLAGSIPGLVHAAGDNTAASSAAASSKFTDLSKTPKSKQDAIQEAAGLGFVTGDSTGQFRPSEILTRQELAVLLTRVMKLPVSSQQRSSFKDVSASSWSASAIEAVSKAGIMTGNGTGGFRPGKPVSREELAAIFVRAVNGVGAQGGSEVQVQDRSKVSGWASDAVDTALRLQLIDTPDDKLNPLDSVKREDIASFLLDIFHSGEQTSTISKVDGDIIEVDGKPYLVDGKLKELLGQSNADALEGAILRYKSANRNINDLSELEIVKSAVVFDAKDTVLEGTLKISANGVTVKGASLSQLTLGQGVSNVNVDAKVNTLVVDGGQEIQLKGNALVDTLKVTNPGAKLNLDSHVEIAKVQLPTDLKWSQVFANWQQLDGQIQRVQGGIDDRPKPSSTSNSTSSSASSSYPSSPSSPSPVTPPVQKNHAPTVQNNMDSVTAEVTDGIQTVSLKNVFADADNDTLNFKANSSNEGIATVSVDGENLKITPVNAGTTTITVTADDGNGGTMDTDFTATFTAPQLPPQQPINHSPSVANPINDVSADVTDGPQHINLSNVFSDEDNDSLTYTAISSDVATAEVSITDSQLTVTPLKAGQVTITVTADDGNGGTMATDFTVTFTASQQPINHSPSVANPINDVSADVTDGPQHINLSNVFSDEDNDSLTYTAVSSDVATAEVSITDSQLTVTPLKAGQVTITVTADDGNGGTVDTDFTVTFTAADPTLPPSVGQPSPFISEMVWGSNYSMAVELYNPTDEPIYNVIVRIEDYDIYVNDPIPAHGTLVLYEISGQMTDTDSYSPTSFDSFIDSTSPVALSLYINNDIDHVVDQATYTPGQTLRRNVSTIKGSEAFDSSQWGQPLPGDTFDGLGSFD